Proteins from a genomic interval of Candidatus Poribacteria bacterium:
- a CDS encoding formylglycine-generating enzyme family protein: MAGVKTISNSRKGRDGAQQRFPMGFLLHFVLVFFYYACSEQEASKPPEGMVLIPAGTFQMGSTTGDVDEVPVHTVELDAFYMDQHEVTNAEYQVFVAATGYAAPRGIGYTSVYELLKQGYEPWDDPDFNHPNQPVTTVTWFDATAYCEWMDKRLPTEAEWEKAARGGLEGARYPWGDAEPNHTSANFADSQTEFEWRRADVNDGFLFTAPVGTFPPNRYGLYDMAGNVWEWCADWYSPTYYSDVQGTESPLRNPKGPDTGERRVLRGGTWYRAAHTIRTAERISDYPRNSLNVVGFRCAMDVP; encoded by the coding sequence ATGGCTGGAGTAAAAACAATTTCTAATTCAAGAAAAGGGCGTGATGGGGCACAACAGAGATTTCCGATGGGGTTTCTGCTCCATTTCGTCCTTGTTTTTTTCTACTATGCCTGCTCTGAGCAAGAAGCATCCAAGCCCCCTGAAGGCATGGTGCTGATTCCCGCGGGCACCTTTCAGATGGGAAGCACGACAGGAGATGTCGATGAGGTGCCGGTGCACACGGTGGAACTCGATGCGTTTTACATGGATCAGCATGAAGTAACGAACGCCGAATATCAGGTGTTTGTTGCCGCAACAGGGTACGCTGCCCCGCGAGGGATCGGTTATACGTCTGTCTACGAACTTCTCAAACAGGGTTACGAACCGTGGGACGACCCGGATTTCAATCACCCAAATCAACCCGTTACAACCGTGACGTGGTTCGATGCGACTGCCTACTGTGAATGGATGGACAAACGGTTACCGACGGAAGCGGAATGGGAGAAAGCGGCGCGCGGCGGCTTGGAAGGCGCACGCTACCCTTGGGGTGATGCCGAACCGAATCACACAAGTGCCAACTTTGCTGACAGCCAAACGGAATTTGAGTGGCGGCGTGCCGATGTAAATGACGGATTCCTTTTTACCGCCCCTGTTGGAACGTTTCCGCCCAACCGTTACGGTTTGTATGATATGGCGGGGAATGTCTGGGAATGGTGCGCGGACTGGTACAGTCCGACCTATTACAGCGACGTGCAAGGGACGGAAAGTCCGCTCCGGAATCCGAAGGGACCTGACACCGGTGAACGCCGTGTCCTACGGGGCGGAACATGGTACCGCGCTGCGCATACCATCCGCACTGCCGAACGCATCAGCGATTATCCGAGGAATAGTCTCAACGTTGTCGGATTTCGATGTGCCATGGATGTCCCATAA